One genomic segment of Ictalurus punctatus breed USDA103 chromosome 12, Coco_2.0, whole genome shotgun sequence includes these proteins:
- the cyth4b gene encoding cytohesin 4b isoform X1, whose amino-acid sequence MIQSIGVRPSPRMSADFSPEEQLEIENLKLHKQDLLADIQKLKWEIESVMAEIQDFESTEENKIHERGKQISSGKKKFNMDPKKGVNYLVENNLLEWKPQSIAEFLYKEEGLNKTAIGDFLGEREDMHLQILKAFVELHEFSDLNLVQALRQFLWSFRLPGEAQKIDRMMEAFATRYCECNPDVFQSTDTCYILSFAIIMLNTSLHNPNVKDKTTLERFISMNRGINNGEDLPNELLTKLYESIRNEPFKIPEDDGNDLTHTFFNPDREGWLLKLGGRVKTWKRRWFILTDNCLYYFEYTADKEPRGIIPLENLCVREVNYTRKPYCLELYNPNSKGQKIKACKTETDGRVVEGKHQSYMICASTAEERDDWIEAIRASITKDPFYDLVSVRKKKVIQQTPQD is encoded by the exons atgatccaaagcattgGAGTAAggcctagtcctagaa TGTCTGCTGATTTCTCGCCAGAGGAACAGCTTGAGATTGAAAACCTAAAGCTGCACAAGCAGGACCTTCTGGCTGACATTCAG AAGCTGAAGTGGGAGATCGAGAGTGTGATGGCCGAAATTCAGGACTTTGAGTCTACAGAAGAGAA caaAATCCACGAGAGAGGTAAGCAGATTTCTAGCGGCAAGAAGAAATTCAACATGGACCCAAAAAAG GGGGTCAATTACCTGGTGGAAAATAACCTGCTGGAGTGGAAGCCCCAAAGCATTGCTGAGTTCCTCTATAAAGAAGAAGGTCTCAATAAGACTGCAATAGGAGACTTCCTGGGAGAAAG AGAGGATATGCACCTCCAGATCCTAAAAGCTTTTGTGGAACTTCATGAGTTTTCAGACCTCAACCTTGTCCAAGCACTGAG GCAATTCCTGTGGAGTTTCCGCCTTCCTGGTGAGGCGCAAAAGATTGACCGCATGATGGAGGCCTTTGCCACTCGCTACTGTGAATGTAATCCAGACGTCTTCCAGTCCACTG ACACCTGTTACATCCTCTCATTTGCCATTATCATGCTGAACACCAGCCTGCACAATCCCAACGTGAAGGACAAGACCACGCTAGAGCGCTTCATCAGTATGAACAGAGGCATCAACAATGGCGAAGATCTTCCCAATGAGCTTCTCACG AAGCTGTACGAGAGCATACGAAATGAGCCATTCAAAATCCCAGAGGATGATGGGAACGATCTGACACACACTTTTTTCAACCCGGACCGGGAAGGTTGGCTTCTCAAACTGG GAGGAAGAGTGAAGACATGGAAGAGGAGATGGTTCATCTTGACTGATAACTGTCTCTACTATTTTGAATACACCGCA GACAAAGAACCGAGGGGGATCATTCCTCTAGAGAACCTCTGCGTCAGAGAAGTCAACTACACACGCAAACCG TACTGTCTGGAGCTGTATAACCCCAACAGTAAGGGACAGAAGATCAAAGCATgcaagacagagacagacggaAGGGTGGTGGAAGGGAAACATCAGAGCTACATGATCTGTGCTTCAACAGCTGAAGAAAGAGACGACTGGATCGAAGCTATCAG GGCGAGCATCACAAAGGATCCATTTTATGACCTGGTCTCAGTCAGAAAGAAGAAAGTCATACAGCAAACACCACAGGACTGA
- the cyth4b gene encoding cytohesin 4b isoform X2: protein MESCQLMSADFSPEEQLEIENLKLHKQDLLADIQKLKWEIESVMAEIQDFESTEENKIHERGKQISSGKKKFNMDPKKGVNYLVENNLLEWKPQSIAEFLYKEEGLNKTAIGDFLGEREDMHLQILKAFVELHEFSDLNLVQALRQFLWSFRLPGEAQKIDRMMEAFATRYCECNPDVFQSTDTCYILSFAIIMLNTSLHNPNVKDKTTLERFISMNRGINNGEDLPNELLTKLYESIRNEPFKIPEDDGNDLTHTFFNPDREGWLLKLGGRVKTWKRRWFILTDNCLYYFEYTADKEPRGIIPLENLCVREVNYTRKPYCLELYNPNSKGQKIKACKTETDGRVVEGKHQSYMICASTAEERDDWIEAIRASITKDPFYDLVSVRKKKVIQQTPQD from the exons ATGGAGAGCTGTCAACTGA TGTCTGCTGATTTCTCGCCAGAGGAACAGCTTGAGATTGAAAACCTAAAGCTGCACAAGCAGGACCTTCTGGCTGACATTCAG AAGCTGAAGTGGGAGATCGAGAGTGTGATGGCCGAAATTCAGGACTTTGAGTCTACAGAAGAGAA caaAATCCACGAGAGAGGTAAGCAGATTTCTAGCGGCAAGAAGAAATTCAACATGGACCCAAAAAAG GGGGTCAATTACCTGGTGGAAAATAACCTGCTGGAGTGGAAGCCCCAAAGCATTGCTGAGTTCCTCTATAAAGAAGAAGGTCTCAATAAGACTGCAATAGGAGACTTCCTGGGAGAAAG AGAGGATATGCACCTCCAGATCCTAAAAGCTTTTGTGGAACTTCATGAGTTTTCAGACCTCAACCTTGTCCAAGCACTGAG GCAATTCCTGTGGAGTTTCCGCCTTCCTGGTGAGGCGCAAAAGATTGACCGCATGATGGAGGCCTTTGCCACTCGCTACTGTGAATGTAATCCAGACGTCTTCCAGTCCACTG ACACCTGTTACATCCTCTCATTTGCCATTATCATGCTGAACACCAGCCTGCACAATCCCAACGTGAAGGACAAGACCACGCTAGAGCGCTTCATCAGTATGAACAGAGGCATCAACAATGGCGAAGATCTTCCCAATGAGCTTCTCACG AAGCTGTACGAGAGCATACGAAATGAGCCATTCAAAATCCCAGAGGATGATGGGAACGATCTGACACACACTTTTTTCAACCCGGACCGGGAAGGTTGGCTTCTCAAACTGG GAGGAAGAGTGAAGACATGGAAGAGGAGATGGTTCATCTTGACTGATAACTGTCTCTACTATTTTGAATACACCGCA GACAAAGAACCGAGGGGGATCATTCCTCTAGAGAACCTCTGCGTCAGAGAAGTCAACTACACACGCAAACCG TACTGTCTGGAGCTGTATAACCCCAACAGTAAGGGACAGAAGATCAAAGCATgcaagacagagacagacggaAGGGTGGTGGAAGGGAAACATCAGAGCTACATGATCTGTGCTTCAACAGCTGAAGAAAGAGACGACTGGATCGAAGCTATCAG GGCGAGCATCACAAAGGATCCATTTTATGACCTGGTCTCAGTCAGAAAGAAGAAAGTCATACAGCAAACACCACAGGACTGA